In Streptomyces sclerotialus, the DNA window GGCCGGGAGGGGTGCACGCTGCCCGAGCCGGCCGGTGAGTGACGCCCACTCGGTGACGTGACGCAGGGCCCGCCGCCGGGGAGAGCCGGCGGCGGGCCCGTTCGCGGGCGGTGGGGTGACCCGCGGGTGGGGGTGGTCCGGGGGAGCGGCGGGCCGCTAGGGAAGGCCGTGCACGTGGCCGCCGACCTCGTTCGCGAAGGCGTCGCCGTTCGCCGCGTCCCAGTTGGTCGACCAGGTCATCGCGCCACGCAGGCCGGGATAGGCCTTCGGAGGTCTGAACGATCCGCAGCCGGTGCCCTTGGTGAGGCAGTCCAGCGCGTCGTTGACCACGGAGGGCGCGACGTAGCCGCTGCCGGCCGCCCGGGAGGACGCCGGTACTCCGATGCCCACCTGCGACGGATCCAGGCCGTTCTCCAGTTGGATACAGGCCAGCGAGGTGAGGAAGTCCACCGTGCCCTGGGCGTAGACCTTGCCGTCGCAGCCGTTCATGGAACCGCTGTTGTAGTACTGCATGTTGACCACCGTGAGGAAGTCCCGCACGGCCAGCGCGGTCTTGAAGTACTCGTTCTGCGGCGACTGCATGTCGATCGTCTGCGGCGCCATGGTGAGCACGAGACCGTCGTGCGCGGCGTGCAGCGACTTCAGTGCCTTGGTCATATAGGTGGAATCAAGGCCGTTCTCCAGGTCGATGTCGACGCCGTCGAAGCCGTATTCCGCCATCAGCTTCCCGACCGAATCCGCGAAGTTCTTCGCAGACGTGTCGTCGGCGACCGAGACCGCTCCCTTCTCGCCGCCGACCGAAATGATCACGGACTTGCCGGCCGCCTGCTTGGCCTTGATGTCCGCCTTGAAGTCGTCCACCGAGGCGTACCCGAGCGCCGGGTCGAGGGTGAAGCCGACCTCGCCCGGAGTGCCGGTGGCGTCGGCGAAGGCGACCGCGATGATGTCGTACGCGTCGGAGACGTCCCCGAGCTTCTGGACGGTGGCGCCGTTGTCGAAGTTCTGCCAGTAGCCGGTGACCGCGTGCGCGGGGACGGCACGGGCCGAACTGCCCTGTGTGACCTGCGCGTCCCGGTCG includes these proteins:
- a CDS encoding chitinase encodes the protein MTAASAAQAAPADRDAQVTQGSSARAVPAHAVTGYWQNFDNGATVQKLGDVSDAYDIIAVAFADATGTPGEVGFTLDPALGYASVDDFKADIKAKQAAGKSVIISVGGEKGAVSVADDTSAKNFADSVGKLMAEYGFDGVDIDLENGLDSTYMTKALKSLHAAHDGLVLTMAPQTIDMQSPQNEYFKTALAVRDFLTVVNMQYYNSGSMNGCDGKVYAQGTVDFLTSLACIQLENGLDPSQVGIGVPASSRAAGSGYVAPSVVNDALDCLTKGTGCGSFRPPKAYPGLRGAMTWSTNWDAANGDAFANEVGGHVHGLP